A DNA window from Stutzerimonas stutzeri contains the following coding sequences:
- the tcyJ gene encoding cystine ABC transporter substrate-binding protein, protein MTFAILRRHLLLGGLSLLLGSLFMPVFAADLLDEVKADKVLEVGLEGTYPPFNYQDAGGQLTGFEVDFANALAEELGVKAKFQPTKWDGILAALESKRLDVVINQVTISEERKQKYDFSTPYTVSGIQALTRKADADSIRNPADLAGKKVGVGLGTNYEQWLKENVPQADIRTYDDDPTKFQDLAVGRIDVILVDRLAAFEMVENTGDRLAVAGDAFSRQESGVALRKGNPQLLAAINEAIARLRADGTLKELSEKWFGADVTQ, encoded by the coding sequence ATGACGTTTGCGATCCTGCGTCGCCATTTGCTGCTCGGAGGTCTGAGCCTGCTGCTCGGAAGCCTGTTCATGCCGGTGTTCGCGGCCGACCTATTGGATGAGGTCAAGGCCGATAAGGTGCTCGAGGTCGGCCTGGAAGGCACCTATCCACCTTTCAATTATCAGGATGCCGGTGGCCAGTTGACCGGCTTCGAGGTGGACTTCGCCAACGCGCTGGCTGAGGAACTGGGGGTCAAGGCCAAGTTTCAGCCGACCAAGTGGGATGGCATCCTCGCCGCCTTGGAATCCAAGCGCCTGGACGTCGTGATCAACCAGGTGACCATCTCCGAGGAGCGCAAGCAGAAGTACGACTTCTCCACGCCCTACACCGTCTCCGGCATCCAGGCGCTCACCCGCAAGGCCGATGCGGACAGCATCAGGAATCCGGCCGACCTCGCCGGCAAGAAGGTCGGGGTGGGTCTGGGTACGAACTACGAGCAGTGGCTGAAGGAGAACGTGCCACAGGCCGATATCCGCACCTACGACGATGACCCGACCAAGTTCCAGGACCTCGCCGTCGGCCGCATCGACGTGATCCTGGTCGACCGACTGGCCGCCTTCGAGATGGTCGAGAATACCGGCGATCGCCTGGCCGTGGCCGGTGACGCCTTCTCCCGCCAGGAGTCCGGCGTTGCCCTGCGCAAGGGCAACCCGCAGCTGCTCGCCGCCATTAACGAAGCCATAGCCAGGCTGCGCGCCGACGGCACGCTCAAGGAGCTATCAGAGAAGTGGTTCGGGGCTGACGTCACGCAATGA